One uncultured Gellertiella sp. genomic window carries:
- a CDS encoding PhzF family phenazine biosynthesis protein, producing MARSYRIYDVFTGRALAGNPLAVVYDSDGLSDAAMQQIAREFNLSETVFIHPPETPGHAASLRIFTPGRELPFAGHPTVGAAIAIAEKAHGSATISMVSVLEERVGPVRSAIRLAEGEVSFAEFDLPRRSVQMGAAPPREALADALGIRSTEIGFENHVPSLWSAGVPYLLVPIHDTGVAERIEFDAALWEKAAPFADGQLASAYVYCRGGIHHAAKFHARMFTADMGIAEDPATGSAVAALSGAIHRFDALPDGHHACLIEQGTEMGRPSLIHLHIDAQNGEVSNARIGGEAVRIAEGVLFC from the coding sequence GTGGCGCGTTCTTACCGGATCTATGATGTCTTTACCGGCCGGGCGCTGGCGGGCAATCCGCTGGCGGTGGTTTATGACAGCGACGGCCTTTCGGATGCGGCGATGCAGCAGATCGCCCGCGAATTCAACCTGTCGGAAACGGTGTTCATCCACCCGCCGGAAACACCGGGCCATGCGGCCTCGCTGCGGATCTTCACCCCAGGGCGCGAACTGCCCTTTGCCGGCCACCCGACGGTGGGCGCGGCGATTGCCATTGCCGAAAAGGCGCATGGCAGCGCGACGATCAGCATGGTCTCGGTGCTGGAGGAGAGGGTCGGCCCGGTACGCTCAGCCATCCGGCTTGCCGAAGGCGAGGTCAGCTTTGCCGAATTCGACCTGCCGCGCCGCTCCGTGCAGATGGGGGCCGCGCCGCCCCGCGAGGCGCTGGCCGATGCGCTCGGCATCCGCAGCACCGAAATCGGCTTTGAAAACCATGTGCCGTCGCTGTGGAGCGCCGGGGTTCCCTATCTGCTGGTGCCGATCCACGATACCGGCGTTGCCGAAAGGATCGAGTTTGACGCCGCCCTCTGGGAAAAGGCCGCGCCCTTTGCCGACGGGCAGCTTGCCTCCGCCTATGTCTATTGCCGGGGCGGCATCCACCATGCGGCAAAGTTCCACGCCCGGATGTTTACCGCCGACATGGGGATTGCCGAGGACCCTGCGACCGGCTCGGCCGTGGCGGCGCTGTCGGGTGCCATCCACCGTTTCGATGCACTGCCCGACGGCCACCATGCCTGCCTGATCGAACAGGGCACCGAAATGGGCCGCCCCTCGCTCATCCATCTGCATATCGACGCGCAGAACGGCGAGGTCAGCAATGCCCGCATCGGCGGCGAGGCGGTGCGGATTGCAGAGGGCGTGCTATTTTGCTGA
- a CDS encoding NUDIX hydrolase, whose product MNTHPPVAPEPGLHGFPPDGTIFPLRDIELRILEGEHPLHAANRQAIADNWDREVAANPTLYNGRLVFQRRLSLEGDRLTGEGHLVPYSTHLWWRRQTDRSGGIHAFAWGVPVSSDGAVIAIRMGAKTANPGLVYCAAGSFEAEDVVDGRVDLAANTARELKEETGLDLRDSTTGSGWHGLGWNHGMVFFRIHRFALSAGEMLEQVRQHMRVDHEKEIEAAIAITDPDPALHCYSQFMPPILKMVLSQPASPPNPPAMP is encoded by the coding sequence GTGAACACGCATCCCCCTGTTGCGCCCGAGCCCGGCCTTCATGGCTTCCCGCCCGATGGCACCATCTTTCCGCTGCGCGACATCGAGCTGCGGATTCTGGAGGGCGAGCACCCGCTCCATGCCGCCAACCGGCAGGCCATCGCTGACAACTGGGATCGGGAAGTGGCGGCCAATCCGACGCTTTACAATGGCCGGCTGGTGTTCCAGCGCCGCCTGTCACTGGAGGGTGACAGGCTCACGGGCGAGGGGCACCTGGTGCCCTATTCCACCCATCTCTGGTGGCGCAGGCAGACGGACAGGAGCGGCGGTATCCATGCCTTTGCCTGGGGCGTGCCGGTTTCCAGCGATGGCGCCGTGATCGCCATCCGGATGGGGGCGAAGACCGCAAATCCGGGACTCGTCTACTGCGCGGCAGGCTCTTTCGAGGCGGAGGATGTTGTCGACGGGCGCGTCGACCTTGCCGCCAACACCGCCCGCGAGCTGAAGGAAGAAACCGGGCTTGATCTTCGCGACAGCACGACCGGTTCCGGCTGGCATGGCCTTGGCTGGAACCATGGCATGGTGTTCTTCCGCATTCACCGCTTTGCGCTGAGCGCCGGGGAGATGCTGGAGCAGGTCCGCCAGCACATGCGTGTCGATCACGAAAAGGAGATCGAGGCGGCGATTGCCATTACTGATCCCGATCCCGCCCTTCACTGCTACAGCCAGTTCATGCCGCCGATCCTGAAGATGGTTCTTTCCCAGCCGGCCTCCCCGCCAAATCCGCCCGCCATGCCTTGA
- a CDS encoding autotransporter domain-containing protein, translated as MPGEAPAITSISPASGPAGGGTQVTIVGTSLDEATSVTIGGKQAPILDYDSKTGLTVITPDHAEGAVDVAVTNVVGTGTRAHGFTHVKQLVTPEEVARVETGIHDYVQQRLQLLAENVEVPGLFERGQRAQATPPLTTDITPSVSGATFGYSTSLGQIEAAGNGGGAATPLPVDFWTAGKVLLTRAADGADGKPQEKWGTFALFSAGVDYLVSDRLLVGFSVHYDHESDPLDQGTLITGNGWLAGPYASLQLAPHVFFDTSLLYGQSANSFTSTSLKGDFDTTRWLWSGTLKGDMAFDNGVSLTPRLKAVYLAEKAGAYSAEDKDGNAYPLDAFTERQIRLSIGAEIRKQYELANGVVLTPSLDAEAGFAGLDGGGAFGTLTAGLEADTPDNWQFYAGLLLDLSADGTLATGAKATAGKQF; from the coding sequence TTGCCCGGGGAAGCCCCCGCCATTACCTCGATCTCGCCCGCATCAGGCCCGGCGGGCGGTGGAACGCAGGTCACCATCGTCGGCACCAGTCTGGACGAGGCAACCTCTGTCACCATTGGCGGCAAGCAAGCGCCGATCCTCGACTATGACAGCAAGACCGGTCTCACCGTCATCACTCCGGACCATGCGGAGGGGGCTGTGGATGTCGCGGTGACCAATGTTGTCGGTACGGGCACGCGCGCGCATGGCTTTACCCATGTCAAACAGCTGGTGACGCCTGAGGAGGTGGCACGGGTCGAGACCGGGATCCATGATTACGTGCAGCAGCGGCTGCAACTGCTGGCTGAGAATGTCGAGGTTCCCGGTCTTTTCGAACGCGGCCAGCGGGCGCAGGCCACCCCCCCCCTCACCACCGACATCACACCGTCGGTATCAGGCGCGACATTCGGCTATTCCACCAGCCTCGGCCAGATCGAGGCGGCGGGCAATGGCGGCGGCGCGGCCACCCCGCTGCCGGTCGATTTCTGGACGGCGGGCAAGGTGCTGCTCACCCGGGCGGCGGACGGAGCCGATGGCAAGCCGCAGGAAAAATGGGGCACGTTCGCGCTGTTTTCCGCAGGCGTCGATTACCTGGTCTCCGACCGGCTGCTGGTCGGCTTCTCCGTCCATTATGACCATGAGAGCGATCCGCTCGACCAGGGCACGCTGATCACCGGCAATGGCTGGCTGGCCGGTCCCTATGCCTCGCTGCAACTGGCCCCGCATGTGTTTTTCGACACCAGCCTGCTCTATGGCCAGAGCGCCAACAGCTTCACCTCGACCTCGCTCAAGGGCGATTTCGACACGACGCGCTGGCTGTGGAGCGGCACGCTGAAGGGTGACATGGCATTCGACAATGGCGTGTCGCTGACACCGCGGCTGAAGGCGGTCTATCTCGCGGAAAAGGCGGGTGCCTACAGCGCCGAAGACAAGGACGGCAATGCCTATCCGCTCGATGCCTTCACCGAACGGCAGATCAGGCTCAGCATCGGGGCCGAAATCCGCAAGCAGTATGAGCTGGCAAACGGCGTGGTGCTGACACCGTCGCTGGATGCGGAGGCAGGCTTTGCCGGCCTCGACGGCGGCGGTGCCTTCGGCACGCTGACGGCGGGTCTGGAAGCCGATACGCCGGACAACTGGCAATTCTACGCCGGCCTGCTCCTCGACCTCTCCGCCGACGGCACCCTCGCCACCGGCGCCAAGGCCACCGCCGGCAAGCAGTTCTGA